Proteins from a genomic interval of Acanthopagrus latus isolate v.2019 chromosome 7, fAcaLat1.1, whole genome shotgun sequence:
- the LOC119023580 gene encoding transketolase-like isoform X1, whose protein sequence is MEDYHKPDQQTVQALRNIATRLRINSIKATTAAGSGHPTSCCSVAEIMSVLFFHTMKYRPEDPRNPNNDRFILSKGHAAPVLYAAWAETGYLKENELLNLRKVDSILEGHPVPKQQFVDVATGSLGQGLGAACGMAYTGKYFDKASYRVFCLLGDGEMSEGSVWEAMAFASYYQLDNLVAILDINRLAQSDPAPLQHHVEKYQRRCEAFGWHSIIVDGHSVEELCKVLSQPRHQPLAVIAKTIKGKGIPAAEDKMGWHGKPLPKDMADSVMKELQSRIVSCNKRIYPAPPNEDASPVSLRNIRMPSAPSYKPGDKIATRKAYGMALAKLGRYNDHVVALDGDTKNSTFSELFKNEHPNRYVECYIAEQNMVSVAIGCAVRDRNVVFASTFATFFSRAYDQLRMAAISESNINLCGSHCGVSIGEDGPSQMGLEDLAMFRAIPTATVFYPSDGVSTEKAVELAANTKGLCFIRTSRPENNIIYNCNEDFHVGQAKVVYKTNDDHVTVIGAGVTLHEALAAAEQLKKERINIRVIDPFTIKPLDSKTIIDNARATRGRIITVEDHYYEGGLGEAVCSAVVNETGFTVQRLAVSQVPRSGKPNELLRIFGIDRDAITQAVRKVLSNSANAK, encoded by the exons ATGGAGGACTACCATAAACCGGACCAGCAGACCGTGCAGGCGCTCAGGAACATCGCCACCCGGCTCCGGATCAACTCCATCAAGGCGACGACTGCAGCGGGCAGCGG TCATCCCACATCATGCTGCAGCGTGGCGGAGATCATGTCTGTGCTGTTCTTTCATACCATGAAGTACCGACCTGAAGACCCCCGTAACCCCAACAATGACCGCTTCATCCTCTCCAAG GGTCATGCAGCCCCTGTGCTGTACGCCGCGTGGGCGGAGACGGGCTACCTGAAGGAGAACGAGCTCCTCAATCTCCGCAAGGTGGACTCCATCCTGGAGGGACACCCTGTGCCG aagcagcagtttgtggatGTGGCCACTGGATCTCTGGGCCAGGGGCTGGGAGCTGCCTGTGGAATGGCCTACACTGGAAAATACTTTGACAAGGCcag ctATCGGGTGTTCTGCCTGCTGGGTGATGGAGAGATGTCCGAGGGCTCCGTGTGGGAGGCCATGGCCTTCGCCTCATACTACCAGCTAGACAACCTGGTGGCCATCTTGGACATCAACCGCCTGGCTCAGAGCGATCCCGCGCCACTGCAGCACCATGTGGAGAAGTACCAGCGACGCTGTGAGGCCTTTGG CTGGCATTCCATCATTGTGGACGGCCACAGTGTGGAGGAGCTGTGTAAGGTGCTAAGTCAGCCCCGCCACCAGCCCCTCGCCGTCATCGCCAAGACTATCAAGGGCAAGGGCATCCCAG CCGCTGAGGATAAGATGGGCTGGCACGGGAAACCCCTGCCCAAAGACATGGCCGATAGCGTGATGAAGGAGTTGCAGAGCCGCATCGTCAGCTGCAACAAGCGCATCTATCCCGCCCCGCCCAATGAGGACGCGTCACCTGTCAGCCTCCGCAACATCCGCATGCCGAGCGCGCCCAGTTACAAACCCGGAGACAAG ATTGCCACGAGGAAGGCGTACGGCATGGCTCTGGCCAAGCTGGGCCGCTACAATGACCACGTGGTGGCTCTGGATGGAGACACCAAGAACTCCACCTTCTCCGAGCTCTTCAAGAACGAACACCCCAACCGCTACGTGGAGTGCTACATCGCAGAGCAGAACATG GTGAGCGTGGCGATAGGTTGTGCCGTGCGGGACCGCAACGTGGTGTTTGCCAGCACCTTCGCCACGTTCTTCAGCCGTGCCTACGATCAGCTCCGCATGGCCGCCATCTCTGAGAGCAACATCAACCTCTGTGGCTCCCACTGTGGAGTGTCTATTG GTGAGGATGGACCCTCTCAGATGGGCCTGGAGGATCTGGCCATGTTCAGAGCCATCCCCACTGCAACCGTCTTCTACCCCAGCGACGGAGTCTCCACTGAGAAGGCTGTGGAGCTCGCTGCCAACACAAAG ggaTTGTGTTTCATCCGAACAAGCCGCCCGGAGAACAACATCATCTACAACTGCAATGAGGACTTCCATGTTGGTCAGGCTAAG GTTGTGTACAAAACCAATGATGACCATGTGACCGTGATCGGCGCAGGAGTGACCCTCCACGAGGCTCTCGCCgctgctgaacagctgaagaaaG AAAGAATTAACATCCGCGTGATCGACCCGTTCACCATCAAACCCCTCGACTCAAAGACCATCATCGACAACGCCAGGGCCACCAGGGGACGCATCATCACCGTGGAGGACCACTACTATGAAG GCGGCCTGGGCGAGGCAGTGTGCTCGGCGGTCGTGAACGAGACCGGCTTCACCGTCCAGCGCCTGGCAGTCTCTCAGGTGCCCCGCAGCGGCAAACCCAACGAGCTGCTCCGAATCTTCGGCATCGACCGCGACGCCATCACTCAGGCGGTCCGCAAGGTGCTCAGCAACTCTGCCAACGCCAAGTAA
- the nsun5 gene encoding probable 28S rRNA (cytosine-C(5))-methyltransferase — MALYLKAAEILEKAEMKQAALKTLVYDSKFVNIKQLFALVCETQKYSSVLQEIIESTKLLKQTKLRMHMAMVLVHDLVIGQGLKCGGSWKTMMMKHRPRLQAALARMKVKHKVSKNEDLLPDRLKVLPKGRLPRYVRVNTLKTTVEDVVDYLKRDGLTYLGKASRLDDLTLKEKHFVKDIHLPELLVLSPQTDFHDHFMYKAGHIILQDKASCLPAYLLNPPPGSHVIDACAAPGNKTSHLAAIMKNKGKLFAFDLDAKRLATMSTLLLRAGVTCQQLANQDFLKVDPDSPQYKDVEYILLDPSCSGSGMVCLRDDTSSADQEKTQARLASLASFQLRCLNHALRFPRLKRIVYSTCSIHSQENEEVVAACLQQNPNFRLVPLLSQWPERGLEPLTQCLRASTSKTRTHGFFVALLEKHSEAGNTKQEPAAQISVIEAAPRSEVEAAPCSEVEAAPRSEVEAAPRSEVEAAPRSEVEAAPRSEVEAAPRSEVEAAPHSDVEAAPHIPSTCVKRPAASEEDESEASEADEKLTPAATEQADSTPGKRKRKRKRKKKKKNKKAATME; from the exons ATGGCTCTGTACTTAAAAGCCGCTGAGATCCTGGAGAAAGCCGAGATGAAGCAGGCCGCTCTAAAAACTCTGGTGTACGACAGCAAATTTGTGAACATCAAGCAGCTGTTCGCTCTGGTTTGTGAGACCCAGAAGTATTCCTCCGTCCTGCAGGAGATCATCGAGTCCACCAAGCTGCTCAAACAGACCAAGCTGAGGATGCACATGGCCATGGTGCTGGTGCACGACCTGGTGATCGGCCAGGGGCTCAAGTGCGGTGGCTCCTGGAAGACCATGATGATGAAGCACCGGCCCAGGCTGCAGGCGGCGCTGGCCCGCATGAAGGTGAAGCATAAGGTCAGTAAGAATGAAGACCTGCTCCCGGACCGCCTCAAAGTGCTCCCAAAGGGTCGGCTGCCCAGGTATGTGCGTGTCAACACCCTGAAGACAACTGTGGAGGATGTTGTGGACTACCTGAAGAGGGACGGCCTGACCTACCTGGGCAAGGCCTCCAGGCTGGATGACTTGACCCTGAAGGAGAAGCACTTTGTGAAAGACATACACCTGCCAGAGCTGCTGGTCCTCTCTCCTCAAACAGACTTCCATGACCACTTCATGTACAAGGCCGGTCACATCATTCTGCAGGACAAAGCCAGCTGCCTCCCCGCCTACCTCCTCAACCCACCACCTGGCAGCCATGTCATCGATGCCTGCGCCGCCCCAGGCAACAAAACGAGCCACCTGGCAGCCATCATGAAGAACAAGGGCAAGCTGTTCGCTTTTGATTTGGATGCCAAGCGTCTGGCCACCATGTCGACTCTCCTGCTCCGGGCCGGGGTCACCTGTCAGCAGCTGGCCAATCAGGACTTCCTGAAGGTGGATCCTGACAGCCCGCAGTATAAAGATGTCGAGTATATCCTGCTGGATCCATCCTGCAGTGGATCAG GTATGGTGTGTCTTAGAGACGACACCTCCTCTGCTGACCAGGAGAAGACTCAGGCTCGCCTGGCATCCTTGGCCTCCTTCCAGCTGCGGTGCCTGAACCACGCCCTCAGGTTCCCTCGGCTGAAGCGCATCGTCTACTCCACCTGCTCTATCCACAGCCAGGAGAACGAGGAAGTCGTGGCTGCCTGTCTGCAGCAGAACCCCAACTTTAG gttggttcctctgctgtctcagtGGCCTGAACGAGGCCTGGAGCCGCTCACTCAGTGTCTGCGTGCCAGCACCAGCAAGACCCGCACACACGGCTTCTTCGTGGCTCTGCTGGAGAAACACAGTGAGGCTGGGAACACGAAGCAGGAGCCTGCTGCACAGATAAG CGTCATTGAGGCGGCACCACGCAGCGAGGTGGAGGCGGCACCATGCAGCGAGGTGGAGGCGGCACCACGCAGCGAGGTGGAGGCGGCACCACGCAGCGAGGTGGAGGCGGCACCACGCAGCGAGGTGGAGGCGGCACCACGCAGCGAGGTGGAGGCGGCACCACGTAGCGAGGTGGAGGCGGCACCACACAGCGACGTGGAGGCGGCACCACACATCCCGTCCACCTGTGTAAAGAGACCTGCAGCCTCCGAAGAAGACGAGTCTGAAGCTTCAGAGGCGGATGAGAAACTGacaccagcagcaacagaacAGGCCGACAGCACACCTggcaagaggaagaggaaacggaagaggaagaagaagaagaagaacaagaaggcAGCAACAATGGAGTGA
- the LOC119023580 gene encoding transketolase-like isoform X2 gives MSVLFFHTMKYRPEDPRNPNNDRFILSKGHAAPVLYAAWAETGYLKENELLNLRKVDSILEGHPVPKQQFVDVATGSLGQGLGAACGMAYTGKYFDKASYRVFCLLGDGEMSEGSVWEAMAFASYYQLDNLVAILDINRLAQSDPAPLQHHVEKYQRRCEAFGWHSIIVDGHSVEELCKVLSQPRHQPLAVIAKTIKGKGIPAAEDKMGWHGKPLPKDMADSVMKELQSRIVSCNKRIYPAPPNEDASPVSLRNIRMPSAPSYKPGDKIATRKAYGMALAKLGRYNDHVVALDGDTKNSTFSELFKNEHPNRYVECYIAEQNMVSVAIGCAVRDRNVVFASTFATFFSRAYDQLRMAAISESNINLCGSHCGVSIGEDGPSQMGLEDLAMFRAIPTATVFYPSDGVSTEKAVELAANTKGLCFIRTSRPENNIIYNCNEDFHVGQAKVVYKTNDDHVTVIGAGVTLHEALAAAEQLKKERINIRVIDPFTIKPLDSKTIIDNARATRGRIITVEDHYYEGGLGEAVCSAVVNETGFTVQRLAVSQVPRSGKPNELLRIFGIDRDAITQAVRKVLSNSANAK, from the exons ATGTCTGTGCTGTTCTTTCATACCATGAAGTACCGACCTGAAGACCCCCGTAACCCCAACAATGACCGCTTCATCCTCTCCAAG GGTCATGCAGCCCCTGTGCTGTACGCCGCGTGGGCGGAGACGGGCTACCTGAAGGAGAACGAGCTCCTCAATCTCCGCAAGGTGGACTCCATCCTGGAGGGACACCCTGTGCCG aagcagcagtttgtggatGTGGCCACTGGATCTCTGGGCCAGGGGCTGGGAGCTGCCTGTGGAATGGCCTACACTGGAAAATACTTTGACAAGGCcag ctATCGGGTGTTCTGCCTGCTGGGTGATGGAGAGATGTCCGAGGGCTCCGTGTGGGAGGCCATGGCCTTCGCCTCATACTACCAGCTAGACAACCTGGTGGCCATCTTGGACATCAACCGCCTGGCTCAGAGCGATCCCGCGCCACTGCAGCACCATGTGGAGAAGTACCAGCGACGCTGTGAGGCCTTTGG CTGGCATTCCATCATTGTGGACGGCCACAGTGTGGAGGAGCTGTGTAAGGTGCTAAGTCAGCCCCGCCACCAGCCCCTCGCCGTCATCGCCAAGACTATCAAGGGCAAGGGCATCCCAG CCGCTGAGGATAAGATGGGCTGGCACGGGAAACCCCTGCCCAAAGACATGGCCGATAGCGTGATGAAGGAGTTGCAGAGCCGCATCGTCAGCTGCAACAAGCGCATCTATCCCGCCCCGCCCAATGAGGACGCGTCACCTGTCAGCCTCCGCAACATCCGCATGCCGAGCGCGCCCAGTTACAAACCCGGAGACAAG ATTGCCACGAGGAAGGCGTACGGCATGGCTCTGGCCAAGCTGGGCCGCTACAATGACCACGTGGTGGCTCTGGATGGAGACACCAAGAACTCCACCTTCTCCGAGCTCTTCAAGAACGAACACCCCAACCGCTACGTGGAGTGCTACATCGCAGAGCAGAACATG GTGAGCGTGGCGATAGGTTGTGCCGTGCGGGACCGCAACGTGGTGTTTGCCAGCACCTTCGCCACGTTCTTCAGCCGTGCCTACGATCAGCTCCGCATGGCCGCCATCTCTGAGAGCAACATCAACCTCTGTGGCTCCCACTGTGGAGTGTCTATTG GTGAGGATGGACCCTCTCAGATGGGCCTGGAGGATCTGGCCATGTTCAGAGCCATCCCCACTGCAACCGTCTTCTACCCCAGCGACGGAGTCTCCACTGAGAAGGCTGTGGAGCTCGCTGCCAACACAAAG ggaTTGTGTTTCATCCGAACAAGCCGCCCGGAGAACAACATCATCTACAACTGCAATGAGGACTTCCATGTTGGTCAGGCTAAG GTTGTGTACAAAACCAATGATGACCATGTGACCGTGATCGGCGCAGGAGTGACCCTCCACGAGGCTCTCGCCgctgctgaacagctgaagaaaG AAAGAATTAACATCCGCGTGATCGACCCGTTCACCATCAAACCCCTCGACTCAAAGACCATCATCGACAACGCCAGGGCCACCAGGGGACGCATCATCACCGTGGAGGACCACTACTATGAAG GCGGCCTGGGCGAGGCAGTGTGCTCGGCGGTCGTGAACGAGACCGGCTTCACCGTCCAGCGCCTGGCAGTCTCTCAGGTGCCCCGCAGCGGCAAACCCAACGAGCTGCTCCGAATCTTCGGCATCGACCGCGACGCCATCACTCAGGCGGTCCGCAAGGTGCTCAGCAACTCTGCCAACGCCAAGTAA
- the LOC119022619 gene encoding aldo-keto reductase family 1 member B7-like, with amino-acid sequence MSSVPRVRLSGGLEVCRILNGMWQVSGAHGAVDRAKAVEAMQAYVDAGLTTFDMADIYGPAEEIFGQFNSQLKSRSSGNDSPALQSLTKFVPRPGPMDRKVVEKALQRSMNRMQVDSLDCLQFHWWDYRDKRYLDALGHLSDLQQEGLIRELSLTNFDTQRLEEITNKGIRISSNQVQYSVIDQRPAAKMEHFCLANNIQLLTYGTLAGGLLSERYLGKAEPSSRAEINTASLSKYKNVIDTWGGWSLFQDLLVALETAAKNHDCSVASVATRYVLDRPAVGGVIVGCRLGVAGAGQHISDSLRSCSPDLKLQQEDLAAIEAVTRRSRDLMALIGDCGDEYRR; translated from the exons ATGTCCTCGGTGCCCAGAGTGAGGCTGTCCGGAGGTCTGGAGGTGTGTCGGATCCTGAACGGGATGTGGCAGGTGTCCGGGGCGCACGGAGCCGTGGATAGAGCCAAAGCAG ttGAGGCCATGCAGGCCTATGTAGACGCTGGTCTGACCACATTCGACATGGCAGACATCTATGGGCCTGCAGAGGAAATATTTGGACAATTCAACAGCCAG CTGAAGTCCAGATCCTCTGGGAATGACAGCCCAGCTCTGCAGAGTCTGACCAAATTCGTGCCAAGACCAGGACCAATGGATCGCAAG gtggtGGAGAAGGCACTGCAGCGCTCCATGAACCGCATGCAGGTGGACAGTCTGGACTGTTTGCAGTTCCACTGGTGGGACTACAGAGACAAGAGATATCTGGATGCACTGGGACACCTGTCCGACCTGCAACAGGAGGGACTCATCC GAGAGCTCTCCCTCACCAACTTTGACACGCAGAGGCTGGAGGAGATCACCAACAAAGGCATCCGCATCTCAAGCAACCAG GTTCAGTACTCGGTGATTGACCAGCGACCTGCAGCGAAGATGGAGCACTTCTGTCTGGCAAACAACATTCAGCTCCTCACTTACGGCACTCTGG CTGGCGGTCTACTCTCAGAGCGTTATCTTGGAAAGGCGGAGCCAAGTTCCAGGGCGGAGATCAACACCGCCTCCCTCTCCAAGTACAAGAACGTGATCGACACCTGGGGCGGCTGGAGCCTTTTTCAAGACCTCCTCGTTGCCTTGGAGACCGCTGCCAAGAACCACGACTGCTCAGTGGCTAGCGTGGCGACGCGTTACGTGTTGGATCGCCCTGCAGTGGGCGGGGTCATCGTAGGATGTCGACTAGGCGTCGCAGGGGCGGGGCAACACATCAGTGACAGTCTGCGTAGCTGCAGCCCTGacctgaagctgcagcaggaagatCTCGCAGCCATCGAAGCAGTGACACGTCGCTCCAGGGACCTCATGGCGCTCATAGGGGACTGCGGGGATGAGTACAGGAGATAG